The Cucurbita pepo subsp. pepo cultivar mu-cu-16 unplaced genomic scaffold, ASM280686v2 Cp4.1_scaffold005990, whole genome shotgun sequence genomic interval ATTTCATATTTAGCTTTTTGATCGCCCTTGGATTCCTAATCAGCTCTGCCATTGCCCAAACAATGACCCCTGCTCCTGTGTCAACTCCACCTAgaaatatattctaaaacaTACacaaccaagaacaaaaaaatgttaaatatatgAGTTACAATTGGAGGTATTCATAAGTTGAGGTTACCATTGTAAGTGCCTTGATGCAATCTCTACTGAGTTGCAATCCATCTTTTTCTGATTTCAACAAAACATCGATGATGTTGTCTTCTTGCTGAGAAGTGGCCTGGAAGTTGATGCGGCCATCAATTACATGTTGGAAAAAGGCATCCAACTCAAAAAAGCTCTTTTCCAACCTTCCATGAACGCCAGTAAGCCAATCAACAATCCAACCAACTCTGGGAAAGTAGTCAGTCGCGGAGAAATATCCGAGTGATACTATGGCTCTTCGAACAACATGGTGAAA includes:
- the LOC111787145 gene encoding cytochrome P450 71B10-like; translation: MAFGKNFRGGELDNHNFHHVVRRAIVSLGYFSATDYFPRVGWIVDWLTGVHGRLEKSFFELDAFFQHVIDGRINFQATSQQEDNIIDVLLKSEKDGLQLSRDCIKALTMNIFLGGVDTGAGVIVWAMAELIRNPR